The following proteins are encoded in a genomic region of Nicotiana sylvestris chromosome 4, ASM39365v2, whole genome shotgun sequence:
- the LOC138889715 gene encoding secreted RxLR effector protein 161-like, whose translation MDEAGSPMNQTMYRGIIGSLLYLIGSRPDIVFSVGLCARFQSNPKESHLKEAKRILRYLKGTQDLVLYYPTGNSFNLIGYADIDYAGYLIDRKRTSRMAHFLGSCLISRGTRKQNSVALSIVEAEYVAAASCCAQLLWIKQQLKDFGVLTESVPLLYDNTSTLNKAKNLVQHKKTKHIDVRHHFMRDNVEKGLICMKFCSTEDQIVDIFTKALSREHFERKRVKLGLLKPN comes from the coding sequence atggatgaagcaGGGTCTCCTatgaatcaaaccatgtatagaggtattattgggtctcttctctatcttATTGGCAGTAGACCTGATATTGTCTTCAGTGTGgggctatgtgcaaggtttcaatcaaatcccaaggaatctcatttgaaggaagccaaaagaattctgagatatcttaaaggaacacaggacctggtCCTTTATTATCCCACAGGTAACAGTTTTAACCTCATTGGATATGCTGATAtagactatgcaggttatcttatAGATAGGAAGAGAACTTCTAGAATGGCTCATTTCCTAGGTTCATGTCTCATCTCTcggggcacaaggaagcaaaactcagtggctctttcaatagTTGAGGCTGAATATGTAGCCGCAGCATCCTGTTGTGCACAACTTTTATGGATCAAGCAGCAACTGAAGGACTTTGGGGTACTCACTGAGAGTGTTCCACTTCTATATGATAACACAAGTACACTCAACAAGGCCAAGAATCTAGTTCAACACAAAAAGACCaagcatattgatgtgaggcatcactTTATGAGGGATAATGTGGAGAAAGGATTGATATGCATGAAGTTCTGtagcacagaagatcaaattgtAGACATCTTTACAAAGGCATTAagtagggaacattttgaaagaaaaagagtgaAGTTGGGGCTTTTAAAGCCCAATTGA
- the LOC138889716 gene encoding uncharacterized protein translates to MAQPASSTTGSSMSVHPLGHESESSASRGRGRGRCSSLGGNHNRIYALADQQDQESSPNVMTVCSRQTSVDLVELEIIDFDATMAMDWLAACYAIVDYRAKAARFHFSGEPVLEWLGNTASPRGTQPISIPLYRMAPAELKELKKQLKDLLEKGFISPSTSPCGALVLFVRKKDGLLRMCIDYRQLNKLMSVAFLGHIVSDEGTKVNTQKIETVKSWPRPTTSMETNGQAECTIQTLEDMLRAYVLDFKRSWDEHLPLIEFAYNNNYHSSIQMAPYEALYGRKYKSIIGWFDVGESGLHGPDLVQQAIEKVKLIRERLLTAQSRQESYSDVRRQDFEFGVNDLYS, encoded by the exons ATGGCACAACCAGCAAGTTCAACAACAGGATCATCTATGTCTGTGCATCCTTTAGGTCATGAGTCTGAGTCTTCGGCTAgtagaggtcgaggcagaggtaGATGTTCTAGTTTAGGTGGTAACCATAACCGTATTTATGCTTTAGCGGATCAACAGGACCAAGAGTCTTCACCAAATGTTATGACAG TTTGTAGTCGTCAGACCTCAGTCGACCTAGTTGAGCTAGAGATTATTGATTTTGATGCTACCATGGCCATGGATTGGTTGGCAGCTTGCTATGCCATAGTTGATTACCGAGCAAAGGCAGCCAGATTTCATTTTTCGGGTGAGCCAGTCCTTGAATGGTTAGGTAATACAGCATCACCTAGAG GAactcaaccaatatccatccctctGTATAGGATGGCACCTGCCGAATTGAAGGAATTGAAGAAGCAGTTAAAAGATTTgctggagaaaggtttcatcagcCCTAGTACCTCACCTTGTGGTGCGCTGGTACTGTttgtgcggaagaaagatggcttgctgaggatgtgtatcgattataggcagctgaacaag ttgatgtctgtagcattcttggggcatattgtatccGATGAAGGTACAAAGGTAAACACTCAGAAGATTGAGACCGTGAAatcttggcctagacctaccacttcaatggag acTAATGGACAAGCTGAGTGCACAATTCagacgctcgaggatatgttacgagcatatgtgttggattttaaaagaagttgggatgaacatctacctcttattgagtttgcatataataacaattaccactccagtatccagatggctccttatgaggctttgtatgggcgtaAGTACAAATCTattatagggtggtttgatgttggagaatctgggttacatgggccagacctagttcagcaagccatagagaAAGTAAAGCTTATCAGGGAGCGactgttgacagctcagagtcgtcaggagtcatattctgacgtgcggcgaCAAGACTTTGAGTTCGGGGTTAATGACTTGTATTCTTAA